In one Pseudoclavibacter sp. Marseille-Q3772 genomic region, the following are encoded:
- the ssb gene encoding single-stranded DNA-binding protein, which produces MFRTPVGLVGNITRDRELVPTESGRSMVRFSVATEERVRKDDKWVSTDAVFHDVVAYGRVAESVMSTYQKGDRVAVVGMLKTEAWTNNEGKHQQSTQIEAKSVAADPIFTPVTIERVGMDRGLNQNARAAAQNFEAHEQLRHAQASWSGHVEACEEATTVKPMVKIASTLSCQRCKIVGRDLTNKSVPFEMVDVTDPANRDFAEHVKDLGYREAPVVVAQRPIPGVPAHWGGVRPDLHQVLAATEATARTPAGLEASSRQLSA; this is translated from the coding sequence ATGTTCCGTACACCAGTGGGCCTTGTTGGAAATATCACCCGCGACCGAGAGCTCGTTCCAACCGAAAGTGGCCGTTCCATGGTTCGCTTCAGCGTTGCCACAGAAGAGCGCGTGCGCAAGGACGACAAGTGGGTCAGCACTGACGCAGTCTTCCACGATGTCGTGGCCTATGGCCGTGTTGCCGAATCAGTAATGTCGACCTATCAAAAGGGAGACCGCGTCGCTGTCGTCGGAATGCTAAAGACTGAGGCATGGACCAATAACGAGGGAAAGCACCAGCAGTCGACACAGATTGAAGCGAAGTCCGTTGCCGCAGACCCGATCTTCACTCCGGTCACGATCGAGCGAGTCGGCATGGACCGTGGGCTGAACCAGAACGCCCGAGCGGCCGCGCAGAACTTTGAAGCACATGAACAGCTGCGCCACGCGCAAGCGAGCTGGTCGGGTCATGTCGAGGCATGTGAAGAGGCAACGACGGTGAAACCGATGGTTAAGATCGCGTCGACTCTCTCTTGTCAGCGTTGCAAGATTGTCGGGCGTGATCTGACGAACAAGTCAGTCCCGTTCGAGATGGTTGACGTGACGGATCCTGCGAATCGTGACTTCGCGGAACATGTCAAGGATTTGGGCTACCGCGAAGCACCTGTTGTCGTTGCGCAACGCCCAATTCCTGGTGTGCCAGCGCATTGGGGCGGAGTCCGTCCGGATCTGCACCAGGTGCTGGCAGCTACTGAAGCGACAGCGCGAACGCCGGCAGGATTAGAGGCCAGTTCCCGGCAACTCTCGGCATAG
- a CDS encoding DUF3145 domain-containing protein has translation MAASTTRGVLYVHSAPRALCQHVEWGIGRALGEPVSLRWAPQPVIRGSVRAEYTWHGDAGTAAAIASQLRGWEHLRFEVTEEASPGNDAGRWMHTPGLGIFFAQMDAAGNMVVPEDRIRYAMELAGGNATELHRELQLAMGQAWDDELEPFREAGDTTSVVWMHRVG, from the coding sequence ATGGCTGCATCAACCACGCGAGGAGTGCTGTACGTACACTCCGCGCCAAGAGCGCTCTGCCAACACGTCGAGTGGGGGATCGGGCGTGCCCTGGGCGAGCCGGTGAGCTTGCGGTGGGCTCCGCAACCGGTCATTCGTGGCAGCGTCCGAGCTGAATACACCTGGCACGGTGACGCCGGCACCGCAGCAGCCATCGCATCGCAGCTGCGTGGATGGGAGCACCTCCGCTTCGAAGTAACCGAAGAAGCAAGCCCCGGAAATGATGCCGGACGCTGGATGCACACCCCGGGGCTCGGCATTTTCTTCGCACAGATGGATGCTGCCGGAAACATGGTCGTACCGGAAGACCGCATCCGCTACGCCATGGAACTTGCGGGCGGTAACGCGACCGAGCTGCACCGGGAGCTGCAGCTAGCCATGGGCCAGGCCTGGGACGACGAGCTCGAACCGTTCCGTGAAGCCGGTGACACCACATCGGTGGTGTGGATGCACCGCGTCGGCTAG
- the glgP gene encoding alpha-glucan family phosphorylase, which translates to MKAIDSFNVLPVLPEPLHALRDLAMNLRWSWREQAHNLFRSIDPALWSKTGHNPITMLQQLPASRMEELARDESFLHRLNEEVEDLHSYLGVDRWFAKSTAGTEDAETSIAYFSMEFGVHQSLPIYSGGLGVLAGDHLKSASDLGVPLIGIGMLYTYGYFSQTLSPEGWQEEVYEAHPPHTLAVTPVLDEQGDQVQVSVQFPGNRTANVLVWKAAIGRITLLLLDTNVGSNPEDFRIITDRLYGGDVEHRIQQELVLGVGGVRAVQRYCDINGIAHPDVYHMNEGHAGFLGVERIGQMMNEGEDWQTALSVVRASTLFTTHTPVPAGIDRFENHLVERYLQAGEDGRSQLTPGVPVHEVMALGAEDDPTRFNMAHLGLRLAQYANGVAKLHGVVSRGMFKGLYPNFDEAEVPITSITNGVHTPTWTRSPIKPIVNALAGGEDLATVAEWKHTEAVSADQLWAVRNELRAELVTRARGLLATSWQQRGAQEAELGWTKNILDPNALTVGFARRVSTYKRLTLMLQQPDRLRRILLNKDRPVQFVIAGKAHPADMGGKQLLQELVRFADDAGVRDRIVFIPDYNISMGKFLVAGSDIWLNNPVRPQEASGTSGMKAVMNGCLTLSISDGWWDEVADDELGWTIPTAPRGDDQQRDHWEAQALYDMLEHEVVPMFFDRDENGIPQEWIAKVRRSMSQIGARMGAERMVRDYCTELYLPAGRSARLAADRDRSRGFAQWKQHVAAHWNEVRVVSASTTHEPANAGTGTTLQAEVDLGALQASDVSVQVVYGQRLADGELTDVAIVAMEEAAPGTYRTSVAIDTPGEYGYTVRVVPKHEMLRSPAELGLVSLAH; encoded by the coding sequence GTGAAGGCAATCGATTCATTCAACGTCCTCCCTGTCCTCCCCGAACCGCTTCACGCACTGCGCGACCTGGCGATGAACCTGCGCTGGTCTTGGCGTGAGCAGGCACACAACCTCTTCCGATCCATCGACCCAGCGCTGTGGAGCAAGACCGGTCATAATCCGATCACCATGCTCCAGCAGCTCCCGGCCAGCCGCATGGAAGAACTCGCACGCGATGAATCCTTCCTGCACCGGCTCAACGAAGAGGTCGAGGACCTCCATTCCTACCTCGGTGTAGACCGCTGGTTTGCAAAGTCGACCGCAGGTACGGAAGACGCAGAAACTTCGATCGCATACTTCTCAATGGAGTTCGGCGTACACCAGTCACTTCCGATCTACTCCGGTGGCCTGGGTGTACTCGCCGGCGACCACCTCAAATCCGCTTCTGACCTCGGTGTGCCACTCATCGGCATCGGCATGCTGTATACCTACGGCTACTTCAGCCAGACCCTCTCGCCTGAGGGCTGGCAGGAAGAGGTCTATGAGGCGCACCCGCCGCACACGCTTGCCGTGACTCCGGTACTGGACGAACAGGGCGACCAGGTACAGGTATCGGTACAGTTCCCCGGAAACCGCACCGCGAATGTCCTCGTATGGAAGGCAGCAATCGGTCGAATCACGCTGCTGCTGCTCGACACCAACGTGGGGTCAAACCCGGAGGACTTCCGCATCATCACCGACCGTCTCTACGGTGGCGATGTTGAGCACCGCATCCAGCAAGAACTGGTGCTCGGCGTCGGCGGCGTCCGCGCCGTTCAGCGCTACTGCGACATCAACGGTATTGCGCACCCGGATGTGTACCACATGAACGAGGGTCACGCAGGATTCCTCGGCGTGGAGCGCATCGGTCAGATGATGAACGAAGGCGAAGACTGGCAGACTGCCCTTTCGGTTGTTCGCGCATCCACCCTCTTCACCACGCACACCCCGGTACCTGCAGGAATCGACCGCTTCGAAAACCACCTCGTCGAACGCTATTTGCAAGCCGGCGAGGACGGCCGATCGCAGCTCACACCGGGTGTTCCGGTACACGAAGTGATGGCGCTTGGCGCCGAAGACGACCCCACCCGCTTCAACATGGCACACCTCGGTCTGCGGCTCGCGCAGTACGCCAACGGTGTGGCAAAACTGCACGGTGTGGTCTCGCGCGGAATGTTCAAGGGCCTCTACCCGAACTTCGACGAGGCCGAAGTGCCCATCACCTCCATCACCAACGGTGTGCACACTCCGACATGGACGCGCAGCCCAATCAAGCCGATTGTGAACGCACTTGCTGGCGGTGAAGACCTTGCAACGGTTGCCGAGTGGAAGCACACCGAGGCAGTATCCGCGGACCAGCTGTGGGCGGTTCGTAACGAGCTTCGTGCTGAGCTCGTTACTCGAGCACGCGGTCTGCTTGCTACATCATGGCAGCAGCGCGGAGCCCAGGAAGCTGAGCTTGGCTGGACCAAGAACATCCTCGACCCGAACGCACTGACCGTCGGTTTCGCCCGTCGAGTATCTACCTACAAGCGGCTAACGCTGATGTTGCAGCAGCCCGACCGGCTGCGTCGCATCCTGTTGAACAAGGACCGTCCGGTGCAGTTCGTCATCGCCGGTAAAGCTCACCCTGCGGATATGGGCGGCAAGCAGCTCCTACAGGAACTCGTACGATTCGCGGATGACGCCGGCGTGCGCGACCGCATCGTATTCATCCCCGACTACAACATCTCGATGGGTAAGTTCCTTGTTGCCGGTTCGGACATCTGGCTGAACAACCCGGTACGTCCGCAAGAAGCGTCCGGTACCTCCGGCATGAAGGCGGTCATGAACGGCTGCCTCACGCTATCGATTTCTGACGGTTGGTGGGATGAAGTTGCCGATGACGAACTCGGCTGGACCATTCCGACCGCGCCCCGCGGAGACGATCAGCAGCGCGACCACTGGGAAGCACAGGCGCTCTACGACATGCTCGAGCATGAAGTGGTACCGATGTTCTTCGACCGTGATGAAAACGGCATTCCGCAGGAATGGATCGCCAAGGTGCGTCGCTCCATGTCGCAGATTGGCGCGCGGATGGGGGCGGAGCGGATGGTGCGTGACTACTGCACCGAGCTGTACCTGCCCGCCGGTCGCTCAGCACGCCTGGCAGCTGACCGCGACCGCTCACGTGGCTTCGCGCAGTGGAAGCAGCACGTCGCTGCTCACTGGAACGAGGTTCGCGTCGTATCGGCCTCGACGACCCACGAACCGGCTAATGCCGGTACCGGCACCACGCTGCAGGCTGAGGTTGACCTCGGCGCACTCCAAGCGAGCGACGTGAGCGTACAGGTGGTGTACGGACAGCGTCTGGCAGATGGAGAGCTCACGGATGTTGCAATCGTAGCGATGGAAGAAGCCGCGCCGGGAACGTACCGCACTTCGGTCGCGATCGATACACCGGGCGAATACGGATACACCGTGCGTGTTGTTCCGAAGCACGAGATGCTGCGTTCGCCTGCAGAGCTCGGCCTCGTCAGCTTGGCTCACTAA